Proteins from a genomic interval of Chroococcidiopsis thermalis PCC 7203:
- a CDS encoding carbonic anhydrase: MSRQNKFIDRRQFLKIAGVGFSVAASSLLGYARSAQAAVIEDIEPDSPNTALQRLLAGNQRFVQQKLRHPHQSQTRLHEVATAQHPFATLLSCADSRVPAEILFDLGIGDLFDVRIAGNIVTTEALGSLEYAAAMLGTPLIMVLGHERCGAVTAAVQGKPLPGQISSFAKAIEPAITTLSSANAQLNHKSNNKSESDLIENAVVANVQYQVKKLERSDLLMQLVGEGKLKIVGGRYDLDTGEVAIVT; encoded by the coding sequence ATGAGTCGTCAGAATAAATTTATCGATCGCCGTCAGTTTTTAAAGATAGCGGGTGTTGGTTTTAGCGTTGCTGCAAGTAGCCTACTTGGTTACGCGCGATCGGCGCAAGCCGCAGTTATAGAGGATATCGAACCCGATAGTCCTAATACAGCATTGCAAAGATTGCTAGCGGGAAATCAGCGTTTCGTGCAGCAAAAGCTGAGACATCCGCATCAGTCCCAGACACGCTTGCATGAAGTGGCTACCGCACAGCATCCATTTGCTACTCTCCTAAGTTGTGCTGATTCTCGCGTTCCGGCAGAAATCCTATTCGATTTGGGAATTGGAGATTTATTTGACGTGCGGATTGCTGGAAATATTGTCACAACTGAAGCACTTGGCAGCTTAGAATATGCCGCAGCTATGTTAGGGACTCCCCTAATTATGGTATTAGGTCACGAACGATGCGGTGCAGTTACAGCAGCAGTACAAGGCAAGCCACTTCCAGGTCAAATTAGTAGTTTTGCTAAAGCGATCGAACCTGCGATAACTACGTTAAGCTCCGCTAACGCGCAACTTAATCATAAATCAAATAATAAATCGGAAAGCGATTTAATTGAGAATGCAGTTGTGGCAAACGTGCAATATCAAGTGAAAAAATTAGAGCGATCGGATCTTTTAATGCAACTAGTAGGAGAAGGTAAATTGAAAATTGTTGGCGGACGATACGATTTAGACACCGGAGAAGTCGCGATCGTGACTTGA
- a CDS encoding carbohydrate ABC transporter permease, producing the protein MNANRKISFIAILYAILIVYAIATFLPFAWALSASFKPLSEIIAGGLNLIPQNFTLENYQKIFLEEPLFGRWLFNSVVVASTVTIFNLLFNSMAGYALARIPFKGNQILFFCILAVLMVPAQVTLIPSFLILKSLGWLNSYQGLIVPNIVNATFIFMMRQFFVNFPKELEEAAALDGLGYLETFFQIVLPLARPALAAQTIFIFLGSWNNFLMPLMIVSTSEMFTLPLGLNTFKGQYISYWNYIMAASMVFTLPALLIYAFFNRYFIQGVTFTGNK; encoded by the coding sequence ATGAACGCAAACCGAAAAATATCTTTTATTGCAATTTTATATGCGATTTTGATTGTCTATGCGATCGCAACTTTTTTACCCTTTGCTTGGGCGCTTTCTGCTTCATTTAAACCCTTGTCTGAAATTATTGCTGGCGGCTTGAACTTGATTCCGCAAAACTTTACTTTAGAAAATTATCAGAAGATTTTTCTAGAAGAACCATTATTTGGTCGTTGGCTATTTAATAGTGTTGTAGTTGCTAGCACTGTCACTATTTTCAACCTTTTATTTAACTCAATGGCTGGTTATGCCCTTGCTCGCATTCCTTTTAAAGGAAATCAGATCTTATTTTTCTGTATTTTAGCAGTTTTAATGGTTCCAGCTCAAGTCACGCTAATTCCTAGTTTTTTAATTCTAAAATCTTTAGGCTGGTTAAATTCATATCAGGGATTAATTGTTCCGAATATTGTCAATGCAACTTTTATCTTTATGATGCGGCAGTTTTTTGTTAACTTTCCCAAGGAATTAGAAGAAGCTGCTGCCTTAGATGGTTTGGGTTACTTAGAAACTTTCTTTCAGATTGTTTTACCTTTAGCTAGACCAGCCTTAGCAGCTCAAACTATATTTATCTTTTTAGGTTCGTGGAATAACTTTTTAATGCCGTTAATGATTGTTTCTACTTCAGAAATGTTTACTTTACCTTTGGGCTTGAATACATTTAAGGGGCAATACATTAGTTATTGGAACTATATCATGGCTGCTTCAATGGTATTCACTTTACCCGCCTTACTAATTTATGCCTTTTTCAATCGCTACTTTATTCAAGGGGTAACTTTTACGGGGAATAAGTAG
- the htpG gene encoding molecular chaperone HtpG, with protein sequence MREQGTISIHTENIFPIIKKSLYSDHEVFLRELISNAVDAIQKLKMVSRAGEYSGEIGEPEIQIAIDKDRKTLSISDNGIGMTAEEVKKYINQVAFSSAEEFIHKYEGKDQQIIGHFGLGFYSSFMVAQKVEIDTLSYQAGAPAVHWSCDGSPEFILEDSSRSDRGTTITLHLMEDEQEYVEDARIKQLVKTYCDFLPVPIKLNGEVINQQKAPWRESANNLTKEDYLEFYRYLYPFQEEPLLWVHLNTDYPFILNGILYFPKLRPDVDVTQGQIKLFCNQVFVSDHCEEIIPRFLLPMRGVIDSTDIPLNVSRSALQTDRTVRKIADYISRKVGDRLKELYRDSREEYIKVWQDVGTFVKFGSLNDEKFKKQVEDIVIYRTTYETPVVAASSPATETPAVQVQAEEGDAWQDVQPAESTPDSGTGVQENAPTTSSYTTLKEYLERNKERHENRVYYCTDEVTQATYVELHKKQGLEVLFMDSFIDTHFISFLEREYSDVKSSRVDSDLDQTLLDKDKAGEIVDPTTNKTRSELIKELFEKALNKPKLNIRTEALKSDDPQGTPPAMVLLPEYLRRIQEMSAFVQQQTAQFPDDHILLVNTAHPLIQNLVSLSQGSIIQGEGQSPSAELANSICQHVYDLALMAQKGFNAEGMKSFVERSNQVLTRLTDRATSA encoded by the coding sequence ATGCGGGAACAAGGCACAATCAGCATCCACACTGAGAATATTTTCCCCATTATTAAGAAATCTCTCTACTCCGACCATGAGGTTTTCTTGCGGGAATTGATCTCTAACGCAGTTGATGCTATCCAAAAGCTGAAAATGGTATCCCGTGCTGGGGAGTATTCCGGCGAGATAGGCGAACCAGAAATTCAAATTGCTATAGACAAAGATCGCAAAACCCTGTCCATCTCCGACAACGGTATCGGGATGACGGCGGAGGAAGTCAAGAAATATATCAACCAAGTGGCTTTCTCTAGTGCGGAAGAATTTATTCACAAGTACGAAGGGAAAGACCAACAGATCATCGGTCATTTTGGCTTGGGTTTTTACTCTTCCTTTATGGTGGCGCAAAAAGTTGAGATCGATACTCTGTCTTACCAAGCAGGTGCGCCAGCCGTGCATTGGAGTTGCGATGGTTCCCCAGAGTTTATTTTAGAAGATTCATCTCGGAGCGATCGCGGTACGACGATTACCCTGCACTTAATGGAAGACGAGCAGGAGTATGTAGAAGACGCACGTATCAAGCAACTTGTCAAGACTTATTGCGATTTTCTGCCTGTTCCCATCAAACTGAATGGCGAGGTTATCAACCAGCAAAAAGCACCTTGGCGAGAGTCAGCTAATAATCTCACCAAAGAAGATTATTTGGAATTTTACCGCTACTTGTATCCGTTTCAAGAAGAACCCCTGCTGTGGGTACATCTCAACACCGACTATCCTTTCATCCTCAACGGGATTTTGTATTTTCCCAAACTCAGACCGGATGTGGATGTCACTCAAGGACAGATCAAACTATTCTGCAACCAAGTCTTTGTTAGCGACCATTGCGAAGAGATTATCCCGCGATTCTTACTACCAATGCGGGGAGTGATTGATAGCACCGATATTCCCCTTAACGTCTCCCGTAGCGCTTTGCAAACAGACCGGACGGTAAGGAAAATTGCCGATTATATTTCTCGTAAAGTTGGCGATCGCCTGAAAGAACTTTATCGCGATAGTCGCGAAGAATATATCAAAGTTTGGCAAGACGTAGGTACGTTTGTCAAATTTGGTTCCCTCAACGACGAGAAATTTAAAAAACAAGTCGAAGATATCGTCATCTACCGCACAACCTATGAAACGCCTGTAGTGGCTGCGTCCTCACCTGCGACAGAAACACCAGCCGTCCAAGTGCAAGCAGAAGAGGGAGACGCATGGCAAGACGTACAACCAGCAGAATCTACTCCCGACTCAGGTACGGGCGTGCAGGAGAACGCCCCTACGACTTCCTCCTATACCACGCTGAAAGAATACCTAGAACGTAACAAAGAACGTCACGAGAATCGCGTTTACTATTGCACCGATGAAGTTACCCAAGCTACTTATGTCGAATTGCATAAGAAGCAGGGTTTAGAAGTCCTGTTTATGGATTCCTTTATCGATACTCACTTTATTTCTTTCCTAGAAAGAGAGTATTCAGACGTTAAATCCTCTCGCGTTGATTCTGACTTAGATCAAACTCTACTTGACAAAGATAAAGCTGGGGAAATTGTCGATCCGACTACGAACAAAACTCGCAGCGAATTAATCAAGGAATTGTTTGAAAAAGCCTTGAATAAACCCAAACTCAATATTCGTACAGAAGCATTAAAATCTGACGATCCGCAAGGTACGCCCCCAGCAATGGTGTTGTTACCTGAATATCTGCGCCGCATTCAAGAAATGAGTGCTTTTGTTCAGCAGCAAACAGCACAGTTTCCTGACGATCATATCTTGCTAGTTAATACCGCGCATCCGCTGATTCAAAACTTAGTCAGTCTCAGCCAAGGTAGTATTATCCAAGGTGAAGGACAGTCACCAAGTGCCGAATTAGCTAATTCAATTTGTCAACATGTTTATGACTTAGCATTGATGGCACAAAAAGGATTTAATGCTGAAGGTATGAAATCTTTTGTCGAGCGTTCTAATCAGGTATTAACTCGTCTGACAGATCGCGCTACTAGTGCTTAA
- a CDS encoding ABC transporter permease: protein MITDIWTVIWKEWRELLFQRGSIKTTILSWLPLILIFGLLMPIQIGTFWVDSPFTIAYWGWLPTLPVMALIADSFAGERERHTLETLLASPLSEAAILFGKIITVVIYGFLLTLIVLITGLIAVNLTHNTGEILLYPIGITLTGIGLGILTATAMASIGVIVSLRSPTVKQAAQQLAFVSIALTWIPLLSLSLIPTQLQTSLLKSARNTNMTQIILIVLIILAAIDAGLLLIAVKRFKRSRLILD from the coding sequence ATGATTACCGATATTTGGACTGTCATCTGGAAAGAATGGCGCGAATTACTATTTCAGCGCGGTAGTATTAAAACAACAATCCTAAGTTGGCTACCTTTAATCTTAATATTCGGCTTGCTTATGCCCATTCAGATTGGTACATTTTGGGTAGACTCTCCCTTCACAATTGCTTATTGGGGTTGGCTACCAACTCTACCAGTTATGGCGCTGATTGCTGATAGTTTTGCTGGAGAAAGAGAGAGACATACTTTAGAAACTTTATTAGCAAGTCCTCTATCAGAAGCAGCAATTCTATTCGGTAAAATTATTACAGTTGTTATCTATGGTTTTTTATTAACGTTAATAGTCTTAATAACAGGTTTGATAGCTGTTAATTTAACTCATAACACGGGAGAAATCTTACTCTACCCCATAGGAATAACTTTAACTGGAATTGGATTGGGAATTCTGACAGCTACAGCTATGGCGAGTATAGGTGTCATTGTCTCTCTCCGCAGTCCCACAGTCAAACAAGCAGCCCAACAATTAGCTTTTGTCTCTATTGCCTTAACTTGGATTCCACTGTTGAGTTTGAGCCTAATTCCAACTCAATTACAAACCAGTCTTTTAAAGTCTGCCAGAAATACTAATATGACTCAAATAATTTTGATAGTATTAATTATTTTAGCAGCAATTGACGCGGGATTATTGTTAATAGCAGTCAAAAGATTCAAGCGATCGCGCCTAATTCTGGATTAG
- a CDS encoding type 1 glutamine amidotransferase, which produces MNLEMEITIGWLYPTLMSTYGDRGNVICIQRRCEWRNYTVKILPLDRDSTAQDFYQVDILVGGGAQDRQQEIVMRDLRGAKAEALRDKIETGTPGIFTCGAPQLLGHYYEPGEGQRIEGLGLFDFVSIHPGLNARRCIGNLVIEVTAKKLAQELIAMIGSPPYLIGFENHGGRTKLSQVEALGRVIYGLGNNGEDGTEGAVYQNAIATYSHGPLLPKNPFLADWLIQTALKQKYQESIALAPLDDTLANQAREAMFKKLRVNLPTLVKQ; this is translated from the coding sequence ATGAATCTGGAAATGGAAATTACAATTGGCTGGTTATATCCAACTTTAATGAGTACCTATGGCGATCGCGGTAATGTTATTTGTATCCAGCGGCGCTGTGAATGGCGCAATTATACAGTGAAAATATTACCTTTAGATCGGGATTCTACGGCTCAAGATTTTTACCAAGTCGATATCCTCGTCGGTGGTGGTGCGCAAGATAGACAGCAAGAAATTGTCATGCGCGACTTGCGCGGTGCTAAAGCTGAGGCGTTACGAGACAAAATCGAAACTGGTACGCCAGGAATTTTTACTTGTGGTGCGCCGCAATTATTAGGACATTACTACGAACCAGGAGAAGGACAACGAATTGAGGGACTGGGATTATTTGATTTTGTTTCTATCCATCCCGGGTTAAATGCGCGTCGCTGTATCGGGAATTTAGTTATTGAAGTGACTGCTAAAAAGTTAGCACAGGAATTAATAGCAATGATAGGTTCGCCACCCTACTTGATTGGTTTTGAAAATCATGGCGGGCGCACAAAATTAAGTCAAGTGGAGGCGTTGGGACGGGTAATATATGGTTTAGGAAATAATGGTGAAGATGGTACAGAAGGAGCAGTTTATCAAAATGCGATCGCGACTTATTCGCATGGTCCCCTGTTACCTAAAAATCCATTTTTAGCTGATTGGTTGATTCAAACTGCCTTGAAACAAAAATATCAAGAATCAATTGCACTTGCACCTTTAGATGATACTTTAGCTAACCAAGCACGGGAAGCAATGTTCAAGAAACTGCGCGTAAATCTGCCAACCTTGGTTAAACAGTAG
- a CDS encoding DUF4253 domain-containing protein, translating into MLLSQTERHLAAEIDFDESVLEMIKQECQVKMQKILLKQEVYLKDSELSCVNEILPAYYLEFEQDIYGVYNYGGNLLVEGLSIIIPSYIDYRDIFVKLKQSLNPHGYLTSCENRVGLTPEKNRLNQYISRVLNYVTQAELRIAVFKGEEPWDIIKIHQTNGWNYDISPKDIINKLKSWREVCEFEIIFASKSSLSLEFVRPPTDIEKFAKDVVEFCPDLQNTQLVASKIEKYKSLYLTWN; encoded by the coding sequence ATGCTTTTATCTCAGACAGAAAGACATTTAGCTGCTGAAATCGATTTTGATGAGTCTGTTTTGGAGATGATTAAGCAAGAATGCCAAGTCAAAATGCAGAAAATTCTTTTAAAACAAGAGGTGTATCTCAAAGATAGCGAATTGAGTTGTGTAAATGAAATTTTGCCAGCTTACTATCTTGAATTTGAGCAAGATATTTACGGAGTCTACAACTATGGAGGCAATCTTTTAGTAGAAGGCTTGTCTATTATCATCCCATCTTACATAGATTATCGGGATATTTTTGTCAAGCTAAAACAATCATTGAATCCACACGGCTATCTGACAAGCTGCGAAAATCGAGTTGGTTTGACTCCAGAGAAAAACAGGTTGAACCAATATATTTCTAGAGTTTTAAATTATGTCACACAAGCAGAATTAAGAATTGCAGTTTTTAAGGGTGAAGAACCTTGGGATATTATTAAGATTCATCAGACTAATGGGTGGAATTATGATATTTCTCCTAAAGACATAATTAATAAATTAAAATCGTGGCGGGAAGTGTGTGAATTTGAAATTATATTCGCTAGTAAAAGTAGTTTGAGTCTGGAGTTTGTAAGACCACCTACAGATATTGAAAAATTTGCTAAAGACGTAGTTGAATTTTGTCCCGATCTCCAAAATACTCAGCTAGTTGCAAGCAAGATCGAGAAGTATAAAAGTCTTTATTTAACTTGGAATTGA
- a CDS encoding Mur ligase family protein, with translation MQLMDRLRLGAAVLTAKTVTFGVRSLRLGAASVLPGEIARRLQPKLLQLLSCQVKQGVILIAGTNGKTTTSLLLRTMLERQGWRVVHNAAGANLENGLMTALLQNTNPIGTLDADFAILEVDENIVPKVLAPLQPRLILALNLFRDQLDRYGEVDTISRRWGQAIAPLPSETIIVANADDPTLAYMGQQLSQNVLFFGLSEPEHYLDEIPHAVDSIYCPSCGTRLVYQGVYLSHQGDYNCPNCGFHKPSLAIASREWEQILIGLYNKYNTLAAVLSAQQLGVDEAIIRDTIANFQAAFGRAEELQVRGKHVRILLSKNPVGMNETIRAVNEVRGERQIEAESRQLAPVLMVLNDRIPDGTDVSWIWDVDTEKLVERGGTLIVSGDRVYDMALRLRYSQPEIDSKMNLVVKEDLKEAIATALEQTPAHETLHILPTYSAMLEVREILTGRKIL, from the coding sequence ATGCAATTGATGGATAGACTGCGCTTGGGTGCGGCTGTATTGACAGCAAAAACCGTGACTTTCGGGGTGCGATCGCTACGTCTGGGTGCGGCTAGCGTTTTACCAGGAGAAATTGCCCGTCGTCTTCAGCCAAAGTTGTTGCAACTGCTGAGTTGTCAGGTGAAGCAAGGAGTTATTCTCATTGCGGGGACGAACGGTAAAACTACCACATCCTTACTACTACGCACGATGTTGGAACGTCAAGGTTGGCGGGTTGTCCACAATGCAGCGGGGGCGAATTTAGAAAATGGTTTGATGACAGCGCTGTTACAAAATACTAATCCCATCGGTACGTTAGATGCAGACTTTGCCATTTTAGAAGTAGACGAAAATATTGTTCCCAAGGTGTTAGCACCTCTACAACCTCGGCTAATTCTGGCATTAAACTTGTTTCGCGATCAGCTGGATCGCTACGGGGAAGTCGATACAATTAGCAGGCGTTGGGGACAAGCGATCGCACCTTTACCGTCAGAAACTATTATTGTTGCCAATGCTGACGATCCTACCTTGGCTTACATGGGGCAACAACTCAGTCAAAATGTTTTATTCTTTGGCTTGAGCGAACCAGAACATTATCTTGATGAAATTCCCCATGCTGTAGACTCAATTTATTGTCCCAGTTGCGGTACTCGCCTGGTTTATCAAGGGGTTTATCTTTCACACCAGGGAGATTATAACTGTCCTAACTGTGGTTTTCACAAACCATCTCTGGCGATCGCTAGTCGGGAATGGGAGCAAATTTTAATTGGGTTGTATAACAAATACAATACTCTAGCAGCGGTGTTATCAGCACAGCAACTTGGCGTAGATGAAGCGATAATCCGCGATACTATAGCTAACTTTCAGGCGGCTTTTGGACGTGCTGAAGAGTTGCAAGTTCGCGGTAAACACGTCCGCATTCTCTTGTCTAAAAATCCTGTGGGGATGAATGAAACAATTCGGGCAGTGAATGAGGTAAGAGGCGAGAGGCAAATCGAAGCGGAATCGCGTCAACTTGCGCCTGTGTTGATGGTTTTGAATGACAGAATACCCGATGGTACAGATGTTTCGTGGATTTGGGATGTGGATACAGAAAAGTTAGTCGAACGAGGAGGGACTTTAATAGTCAGTGGCGATCGCGTTTACGATATGGCTTTGCGTTTGCGTTACAGTCAGCCGGAGATAGATAGCAAAATGAATTTGGTTGTGAAGGAAGATTTAAAAGAGGCGATCGCAACTGCTTTGGAACAAACTCCAGCACATGAGACATTACACATTTTGCCTACATATTCTGCCATGTTAGAAGTGCGGGAGATTTTGACAGGAAGGAAGATTTTGTAA
- a CDS encoding IctB family putative bicarbonate transporter — protein MNSVWQQFTLSSLPLQEWRRASYLHRSVVGLFSTWRQGSWLMQWSEALAALLVSLVFALAPFVSNDLIGVLLFACASFWVLLTLTDERRYASERANTLTPIHLLVLLYWGISTVATALSPVKAAAFVGWQKLTLYLVLFALTARILRSPRIRSWLITLYLHVALIVSIYGLQQWFYGANALATWVDTQSNLTRITRVYSYLGNPNLLAGYLLPAVVLSLVAVFAWQRWVPKLLALTMFVVNSACLVLTFSRGGWMGLLVAIFAVLVLLVYVLSVHFPPFWRTWSLPLLIGGVTLVLVGGVLFVEPIRDRFLSIFAGRGDSSNNFRINVWIAVIEMIKDRPILGIGPGNTAFNKIYPLYQLPRYNALSAYSILLEVAVETGLVGLACLLWLLVVTFNSGLQQLRRLRQTGSREAFWLIGAIAALFGTLVHNIADTVWYRPEINTIWWFMVAIIASYYAAPVTRSDLLANSSFNRGSDS, from the coding sequence ATGAACTCAGTTTGGCAGCAATTTACTTTATCTAGCTTGCCGCTGCAAGAATGGCGACGTGCAAGCTACTTACACCGTTCTGTTGTCGGGCTATTTAGTACTTGGCGACAGGGTAGCTGGCTGATGCAATGGTCGGAAGCCTTAGCAGCTTTATTAGTCAGTTTGGTCTTTGCGCTCGCGCCATTTGTCTCCAACGACCTAATTGGCGTGTTACTCTTTGCTTGTGCTAGCTTCTGGGTACTGCTGACTTTAACAGACGAACGGCGTTATGCTTCAGAGCGTGCCAATACTCTGACTCCAATTCATTTATTGGTATTGCTTTACTGGGGTATCTCTACAGTAGCTACAGCACTATCGCCCGTCAAAGCCGCTGCTTTCGTAGGTTGGCAAAAGTTGACGCTATATTTAGTTCTGTTTGCCTTGACTGCGAGGATTTTACGATCGCCCCGCATTCGTTCTTGGCTGATTACCCTCTACCTCCACGTAGCGCTGATTGTGAGCATTTACGGTTTGCAGCAGTGGTTTTATGGGGCAAATGCTCTAGCTACTTGGGTCGATACTCAATCTAATCTCACCCGCATTACCCGCGTATACAGCTATCTTGGCAATCCTAACTTGCTAGCTGGCTATCTACTACCAGCCGTGGTTTTGAGTCTGGTTGCTGTCTTTGCTTGGCAGCGCTGGGTTCCCAAGTTGCTAGCACTAACAATGTTCGTTGTCAATAGTGCCTGTCTCGTCCTCACCTTTAGTCGTGGTGGTTGGATGGGATTACTCGTAGCGATTTTTGCCGTGTTGGTACTATTGGTGTATGTGTTGAGCGTCCATTTCCCCCCATTTTGGCGTACTTGGTCGCTACCATTGCTTATCGGTGGCGTAACGTTGGTATTAGTAGGTGGGGTGTTGTTTGTCGAACCAATCCGCGATCGCTTTTTGAGTATCTTCGCTGGAAGGGGTGACAGCAGCAACAATTTTCGCATCAACGTTTGGATAGCAGTGATTGAGATGATTAAAGACCGTCCGATTTTAGGGATCGGTCCTGGGAACACTGCCTTTAACAAAATTTATCCGCTTTACCAATTGCCTCGTTACAATGCCCTAAGTGCCTACTCAATCTTGTTGGAAGTAGCCGTAGAAACTGGTTTGGTTGGTTTAGCTTGCTTGTTATGGTTACTGGTTGTCACCTTCAACTCAGGGTTGCAACAACTGCGCCGTTTGCGGCAAACTGGCAGTCGAGAAGCATTTTGGTTAATTGGGGCGATCGCGGCTTTATTTGGAACTCTGGTTCACAATATCGCCGATACTGTCTGGTATCGTCCTGAAATCAACACGATTTGGTGGTTTATGGTAGCGATTATTGCTAGTTACTATGCTGCCCCAGTCACGCGATCGGATCTTTTGGCTAATTCCTCTTTCAATCGCGGTTCGGATAGCTAA
- a CDS encoding glycoside hydrolase family 16 protein, with protein sequence MKYGLWLRKSVRPTLLSFAIIATTLFNPSVVRADNWRVVFEDEFNGTSLDPLKWDTCYWWHLGRGCANHGAQEIQWFLPEEVLVQDGILRLRTQKRIWNAYNATFQYTSGMISSHQRYAFQYGFVEIRAKVPKGRGFWPTMWLAAEDRNWPPEVNIGEFFGSDTKSVLMVLHYINDRGKPTYSSLSWGNNFDFSENYHVYAVLWEPNAIIWYVDGVERMRYTNSQNIPQKPMYILTTLALGPIWTNKLPDESTPFPSYFDIDYIKVWQRQ encoded by the coding sequence ATGAAATACGGCTTGTGGTTGCGAAAGAGCGTTCGACCAACTTTGCTTAGTTTTGCTATTATCGCAACAACATTATTCAACCCATCTGTTGTGCGGGCAGATAACTGGCGGGTGGTATTCGAGGATGAATTCAATGGTACATCTCTCGATCCGCTCAAATGGGATACTTGCTATTGGTGGCATTTGGGAAGGGGATGTGCCAATCATGGAGCGCAAGAAATCCAATGGTTTTTACCAGAGGAAGTGCTGGTACAAGATGGAATTTTGCGTTTACGCACTCAAAAACGCATTTGGAATGCTTATAATGCTACATTCCAGTACACTTCTGGGATGATTTCTTCCCACCAAAGGTATGCATTTCAGTACGGCTTTGTAGAAATACGTGCCAAAGTACCTAAAGGTAGGGGTTTTTGGCCTACGATGTGGCTTGCCGCAGAGGATAGAAACTGGCCTCCAGAAGTGAATATCGGGGAGTTTTTTGGTTCAGATACGAAAAGCGTGCTGATGGTCTTGCACTATATCAACGATCGCGGTAAGCCCACATACTCATCTTTATCGTGGGGTAATAACTTTGATTTTTCAGAAAACTACCACGTTTACGCAGTGCTATGGGAACCAAATGCCATAATTTGGTACGTAGATGGAGTGGAGCGGATGCGCTATACAAACAGCCAAAATATTCCCCAAAAACCAATGTATATTTTAACGACTCTAGCACTCGGTCCCATTTGGACGAATAAACTTCCAGATGAATCCACACCGTTTCCTAGCTATTTTGACATTGACTATATTAAAGTTTGGCAACGCCAATAA